One window from the genome of Micromonospora aurantiaca ATCC 27029 encodes:
- a CDS encoding fumarate reductase/succinate dehydrogenase flavoprotein subunit yields the protein MTETRIERHHYDVVVIGAGGAGLRAAIEARLAGKKTAIISKSLFGKAHTVMAEGGAAAAMGNVNSRDNWQVHFRDTMRGGKFLNNFRMAELHAKEAPQRIWELETYGALFDRTKDGKISQRNFGGHEYPRLAHVGDRTGLELIRTLQQKIVSLQQEDKQEFGSYDARIRVFSETTITELLLDGDRVAGAFGYYRESGEFVLFEAPAVVLATGGVGRSYKVTSNSWEYTGDGHALALRAGATLINMEFLQFHPTGMVWPPSVKGILVTESVRGDGGVLKNSEGKRFMFDYVPDVFRKQYAETEEEADRWYTDPDNNRRPPELLPRDEVARAINSEVKEGRGTPAGGVYLDIASRKSAEEIRRRLPSMYHQFKELADVDITKEPMEVGPTCHYVMGGVEVDPDSGAAYGTVRGLYAAGEVSGGMHGSNRLGGNSLSDLLVFGKRAGGHAATYTDQLTTRPAVSVAAVEAAVETALAPLQRDTGESPYQLQQDLQVVMGDLVGIIRREGELADALGRLAELRERVAKVSAVGGRRYNPGWHLALDLRNMLVVSECTAKAALERQESRGGHTREDYPAMDPKWRSVNLVCSLDGDTVRLTHKPLPKMRPELIGLFDRAELAKYLTDEELAEFDALTEEANN from the coding sequence ATGACTGAGACGCGAATCGAACGACACCACTACGACGTCGTCGTGATCGGGGCCGGTGGCGCCGGCCTGCGCGCGGCGATCGAGGCCCGGCTGGCTGGCAAGAAGACCGCGATCATCTCGAAGTCGCTGTTCGGCAAGGCGCACACGGTGATGGCCGAGGGCGGCGCCGCCGCCGCGATGGGCAACGTGAACTCGCGCGACAACTGGCAGGTGCACTTCCGGGACACCATGCGCGGCGGCAAGTTCCTCAACAACTTCCGGATGGCCGAGCTGCACGCCAAGGAGGCGCCGCAGCGGATCTGGGAGCTGGAGACGTACGGCGCGCTGTTCGACCGCACCAAGGACGGGAAGATCTCGCAGCGCAACTTCGGCGGCCACGAGTACCCGCGCCTGGCGCACGTCGGCGACCGGACCGGCCTGGAGCTGATCCGTACGCTTCAGCAGAAGATCGTCTCGCTCCAGCAGGAGGACAAGCAGGAGTTCGGCAGCTACGACGCGCGGATCCGGGTCTTCTCCGAGACCACGATCACCGAGCTGCTGCTCGACGGCGACCGCGTCGCCGGGGCGTTCGGCTACTACCGCGAGTCCGGCGAGTTCGTCCTGTTCGAGGCGCCCGCGGTGGTCCTGGCGACCGGCGGCGTCGGACGCTCCTACAAGGTCACCTCGAACTCGTGGGAGTACACCGGCGACGGCCACGCGCTGGCGCTGCGCGCCGGGGCCACGCTGATCAACATGGAGTTCCTCCAGTTCCACCCGACCGGCATGGTCTGGCCGCCCTCGGTGAAGGGCATCCTGGTCACCGAGTCGGTACGCGGCGACGGCGGCGTGCTGAAGAACTCCGAGGGCAAGCGGTTCATGTTCGACTACGTGCCCGACGTGTTCCGCAAGCAGTACGCGGAGACCGAGGAGGAGGCGGACCGCTGGTACACCGACCCGGACAACAACAGGCGTCCGCCGGAGCTGCTGCCCCGCGACGAGGTCGCGCGCGCGATCAACAGCGAGGTCAAGGAGGGCCGGGGTACGCCGGCCGGGGGCGTCTACCTGGACATCGCCTCCCGTAAGTCGGCCGAGGAGATCCGCCGCCGCCTCCCGTCGATGTACCACCAGTTCAAGGAACTGGCCGACGTCGACATCACCAAGGAGCCGATGGAGGTCGGCCCGACCTGTCACTACGTGATGGGCGGCGTCGAGGTGGACCCGGACTCCGGCGCGGCGTACGGCACCGTGCGCGGGCTCTACGCCGCCGGTGAGGTGTCCGGCGGCATGCACGGCTCCAACCGGCTCGGCGGCAACTCCCTGTCCGACCTGCTGGTCTTCGGCAAGCGCGCGGGCGGGCACGCGGCCACGTACACCGATCAGCTCACCACCCGCCCGGCGGTGTCGGTGGCGGCGGTGGAGGCCGCCGTGGAGACGGCGCTGGCGCCGTTGCAGCGGGACACCGGTGAGAGCCCGTACCAGCTCCAGCAGGACCTCCAGGTGGTGATGGGCGACCTGGTCGGCATCATCCGGCGCGAGGGTGAGCTGGCCGACGCGCTCGGCCGGCTGGCCGAGCTGCGGGAGCGGGTGGCGAAGGTCAGCGCGGTCGGCGGCCGGCGCTACAACCCGGGCTGGCACCTGGCGCTGGACCTGCGCAACATGCTCGTGGTCTCGGAGTGCACCGCGAAGGCCGCGCTGGAGCGGCAGGAGTCGCGCGGCGGGCACACCCGGGAGGACTACCCGGCGATGGACCCGAAGTGGCGGAGCGTCAACCTGGTCTGCTCGCTGGACGGCGACACGGTCCGGCTGACCCACAAGCCGCTGCCGAAGATGCGGCCGGAGCTGATCGGGCTGTTCGACCGGGCCGAGCTGGCCAAGTACCTGACCGACGAGGAACTCGCCGAGTTCGACGCCCTCACCGAGGAGGCGAACAACTGA
- a CDS encoding succinate dehydrogenase/fumarate reductase iron-sulfur subunit has product MGSKRQFRIWRGDETGGDLKDYTVEVNEGEVVLDVIHRLQATEAPDLACRWNCKAGKCGSCSMEINGKPRLGCMTRMSTFEESETVTVTPLRTFPVIRDLVTDVSFNYEKARETPAFAPPADVAPGDYRMQQVDVERSQEFRKCIECFLCQNVCHVIRDHEENKPAFSGPRFFIRAAELDMHPLDARTDRREYAQSDMGLGFCNITKCCTEVCPEHIKITDNGIIPMKERVVDRRYDPLVWLGNKIFRRGQVPQTSATSGHSSGAVTSGGAQGGAHAHGGGSHAGGVHSHAGGSHDSAAERQAQQGVNWHREVPHPTAPAVDANGRLPLTELTFNKAAAPSPFGDDVTFPLPPEHLNFAHPQQDEPKH; this is encoded by the coding sequence ATGGGAAGTAAGCGCCAGTTCCGCATCTGGCGGGGCGACGAGACCGGCGGCGACCTGAAGGACTACACCGTCGAGGTGAACGAGGGCGAGGTGGTCCTCGACGTGATCCACCGGCTCCAGGCCACCGAGGCGCCGGACCTGGCGTGCCGGTGGAACTGCAAGGCCGGCAAGTGCGGCTCGTGCTCGATGGAGATCAACGGCAAGCCGCGGCTGGGCTGCATGACGCGGATGTCGACGTTCGAGGAGTCCGAGACCGTCACCGTCACCCCGCTGCGCACCTTCCCGGTGATCCGGGACCTGGTCACCGACGTCTCGTTCAACTACGAGAAGGCGCGGGAGACCCCGGCGTTCGCGCCGCCGGCCGACGTGGCGCCCGGTGACTACCGGATGCAGCAGGTCGACGTCGAGCGCTCGCAGGAGTTCCGCAAGTGCATCGAGTGCTTCCTGTGCCAGAACGTCTGCCACGTGATCCGTGACCACGAGGAGAACAAGCCGGCGTTCTCCGGTCCCCGGTTCTTCATCCGGGCGGCCGAGCTGGACATGCACCCGCTCGACGCGCGCACCGACCGCCGGGAGTACGCGCAGTCGGACATGGGACTCGGCTTCTGCAACATCACCAAGTGCTGCACCGAGGTCTGCCCCGAGCACATCAAGATCACCGACAACGGGATCATCCCCATGAAGGAACGGGTCGTCGACCGCAGGTACGATCCCCTTGTGTGGCTCGGTAACAAGATCTTCCGGAGGGGTCAGGTGCCTCAGACCAGCGCGACCAGCGGGCATTCGAGCGGTGCCGTCACGTCCGGAGGGGCGCAGGGCGGGGCGCACGCGCACGGCGGCGGTTCGCACGCCGGCGGGGTGCACTCGCACGCGGGCGGCTCGCACGACAGCGCCGCCGAGCGTCAGGCCCAGCAGGGCGTCAACTGGCACCGCGAGGTGCCGCACCCGACCGCCCCGGCGGTGGACGCCAACGGCAGGCTGCCGCTGACCGAACTGACGTTCAACAAGGCCGCCGCGCCGTCGCCGTTCGGCGACGACGTGACGTTCCCGCTGCCGCCGGAGCACCTCAACTTCGCTCACCCGCAGCAGGACGAGCCGAAGCACT